From a single Candidatus Hydrogenedentota bacterium genomic region:
- a CDS encoding ABC transporter ATP-binding protein → MTDTAPLIELRDISKTYDPADPTTAVLQGANLTVTTGETVAIVGPSGCGKSTLLNLAGLLDTPTSGAILFRGDRLDGFDEARRAAFRNSAIGFVFQHHHLLPQCTALENVLVPTLVQRDAGDVADRAAKLLERVGLADRMHARPGQLSGGERQRVAVVRALINRPALLLADEPTGSLSQEGAEALTDLMLELNAEEGMALIVVTHAPDVARKMARIYALAGGALRDEAA, encoded by the coding sequence GTGACCGATACCGCCCCCCTGATCGAACTGCGGGATATCAGCAAGACCTACGACCCGGCGGACCCCACCACCGCCGTATTGCAGGGCGCCAATCTGACCGTCACGACCGGTGAAACGGTCGCCATCGTGGGCCCTTCCGGCTGCGGCAAGAGCACCCTGCTGAACCTGGCGGGACTCCTCGACACGCCCACCAGCGGCGCGATCCTCTTTCGCGGCGACCGCCTCGACGGATTCGACGAGGCCCGGCGCGCCGCCTTCCGGAACAGCGCCATCGGCTTCGTGTTTCAGCACCACCACCTCCTCCCGCAGTGCACCGCGCTGGAAAACGTGCTCGTGCCAACCCTCGTCCAGCGCGACGCCGGCGACGTGGCGGATCGCGCCGCAAAGCTGCTGGAACGGGTTGGCCTGGCCGATCGGATGCATGCCCGGCCCGGCCAGCTCTCCGGCGGCGAACGGCAGCGGGTCGCCGTCGTGCGCGCGCTCATCAACCGGCCCGCCCTGCTCCTCGCCGACGAGCCCACCGGATCGCTCAGCCAGGAGGGCGCGGAGGCCCTCACGGATCTCATGCTCGAATTGAACGCGGAAGAAGGCATGGCGCTCATCGTGGTGACCCATGCCCCCGACGTCGCCCGGAAAATGGCGCGGATCTACGCCCTCGCCGGCGGCGCGCTGCGCGATGAGGCCGCCTGA
- a CDS encoding ABC transporter permease produces the protein MLRLVLDSLRHYARMHAGVLAGVTLAAAVLTGSLLVGDSVDYSLRRFAELRLGGIEHAIATRGQYFADRLAPAIESEAGVMTAPALHLRGMAIYQGETADERQQINRVEVLGVDTRFWALAAGADRALGPNETALGAKLAEALGVEAGDEVDLRVEKPSLLPRDAGLSARDEDRSVRRVYTVAAVLSDEEIGRYSLSATQVAPYNAFVDLASLQGYIDLPGRANVLFAAAGSDTAALESALATVWTPEDLGLRFSEHPGGIVQLEADRVFLPEEAARAARGFEGARGTLTYLVNSLETGGRATPYSFVVAGPAPEDMRDDELLINQWLADEIGAKPGNPITMAYSALLPNNDFEERTRDFVVRAILPMDEVAIERDLAPEFPGLTDVDSCADWDIGLPMEDEKLADEANEEYWDAYRQTPKAIVTLAAGQAMWGNRFGDLTAVRYTGGADVAERAKEHLRAEMDPAYAGMVFIPVKEQALAAVDQAMDFGGLFIGMSFFLIAAALLLTGLLFVFGIQHRMAQIGMLLAVGFRHAQVRRLYLAEGAAVALAGALLGAVLATFYTRGLLYGLANYWQGALANASIQYHATGSSLTLGAAISFACALATMFAALRKHMKRPARELLTIDFSQSLVASGAGRAPRLTFYLGIAGCAIAILVMLFPLLFSAHNAALIGFGAGTILLLSAFGLCRYALLALVRDRATSRLTLPALALQNVARRRGRSLATVALLGGGAFLVFAVSAMHEDLYATAHLRSSGTGGFALLAESTFPLLETPERLKNDPDIDVASLKVRDGDDASCLNLNHAQRPGILGVNVAEFAARKAFAPEDEAEELWNRLNTPLADGAIPALAGDANTAMWTLKKTAHPEKGDYLVYQDEAGQEVRVKLVGALPMRLSVFQGKILMSDENFTRLFPAEDGFRMFLIDAPGDRLETLTQELNRGFDRFGLDSIPPVERIQEFYAVETTYLAMFLVLGGLGLAIGSAGMGVVVLRNLLERRGELAMLGALGFRHAAIVRLLYLEYGFLLAAGLGAGLLAASLAVIPAILATNSPVNAATQINLALLVFALSGGCTAAAILLGYRRERFDALRGE, from the coding sequence ATGCTGCGCCTCGTCCTCGACAGCCTCCGCCACTACGCGCGCATGCACGCCGGCGTGCTCGCCGGGGTCACGCTCGCCGCCGCCGTCCTCACCGGTTCGTTGCTCGTCGGCGATTCCGTGGACTACTCCCTGCGCCGCTTCGCCGAGCTCCGGCTGGGCGGTATCGAACACGCCATCGCCACCCGCGGCCAGTATTTCGCCGATCGCCTCGCCCCGGCCATCGAATCGGAGGCCGGCGTAATGACCGCCCCGGCGCTCCACCTCCGCGGCATGGCCATCTACCAGGGCGAAACCGCTGACGAGCGCCAACAGATCAACCGGGTCGAAGTCCTCGGCGTGGACACACGATTCTGGGCGCTCGCCGCCGGCGCCGATCGCGCGCTCGGCCCCAACGAAACCGCGCTCGGCGCCAAGCTCGCCGAAGCCCTCGGCGTCGAGGCCGGCGACGAAGTCGATTTGCGGGTGGAAAAGCCCTCCCTGCTCCCGCGCGACGCCGGCCTTTCGGCCCGCGACGAGGATCGCTCCGTCCGCCGCGTGTACACGGTTGCCGCGGTCCTTTCCGACGAGGAGATAGGCCGCTACAGCCTCTCCGCGACGCAGGTCGCGCCTTACAACGCCTTTGTGGACCTGGCCTCGCTGCAGGGCTACATCGACTTGCCGGGTCGCGCAAACGTCCTCTTCGCCGCGGCGGGATCCGATACCGCCGCGCTCGAAAGCGCCCTGGCAACCGTCTGGACCCCGGAGGATCTCGGCCTCCGCTTCTCGGAGCATCCCGGCGGCATCGTGCAATTGGAGGCGGACCGGGTCTTCCTGCCCGAAGAGGCCGCCCGAGCCGCCCGCGGCTTCGAAGGGGCCCGGGGCACGCTCACCTACCTCGTCAACAGCCTCGAAACCGGCGGGCGCGCAACCCCCTACTCCTTCGTCGTGGCCGGCCCAGCCCCGGAAGACATGCGCGACGACGAGTTACTCATCAACCAGTGGCTCGCGGATGAGATCGGCGCGAAACCCGGCAATCCCATCACCATGGCCTACTCCGCGCTGTTGCCGAACAACGACTTCGAGGAGCGCACCCGCGATTTCGTCGTTCGCGCCATCCTCCCCATGGACGAGGTCGCCATCGAACGGGACCTGGCCCCCGAATTTCCCGGCCTGACCGATGTCGACAGTTGCGCGGACTGGGATATCGGCCTCCCGATGGAGGACGAGAAGCTCGCGGACGAGGCCAACGAGGAATACTGGGACGCCTACCGCCAGACCCCGAAGGCCATCGTCACCCTGGCCGCCGGTCAGGCCATGTGGGGCAATCGCTTCGGCGATCTGACCGCCGTGCGTTACACGGGCGGCGCGGATGTCGCCGAACGCGCGAAGGAACATCTCCGCGCCGAGATGGACCCGGCCTACGCCGGCATGGTCTTTATCCCCGTGAAGGAACAGGCCCTCGCCGCCGTCGATCAGGCCATGGACTTCGGCGGCCTCTTCATCGGCATGAGCTTCTTCCTCATCGCCGCCGCGCTGCTCCTCACCGGCCTCCTCTTCGTCTTCGGCATCCAGCACCGCATGGCCCAGATCGGCATGCTGCTCGCCGTCGGATTCCGCCACGCGCAGGTCCGCCGCCTCTACCTGGCCGAGGGCGCGGCGGTGGCGCTTGCGGGCGCCCTGCTCGGCGCGGTACTCGCCACGTTCTACACGCGCGGCCTGCTCTACGGCCTCGCCAACTACTGGCAGGGCGCGCTCGCGAACGCCTCAATTCAGTACCACGCCACCGGCTCAAGCCTAACCCTGGGCGCCGCCATCAGCTTCGCCTGCGCGCTCGCCACCATGTTCGCCGCGCTCCGCAAACACATGAAGCGGCCCGCCCGGGAGCTCCTCACCATCGACTTCTCCCAATCCCTCGTCGCGTCCGGGGCAGGGCGCGCGCCGCGCCTGACGTTCTATCTCGGGATCGCCGGTTGCGCGATCGCGATCCTGGTTATGCTCTTTCCGCTACTCTTCTCCGCCCACAACGCCGCGCTCATCGGCTTCGGCGCCGGCACGATCCTCCTGCTCTCCGCCTTCGGCCTCTGCCGCTATGCACTCCTCGCCCTGGTCCGCGATCGTGCCACAAGCCGGCTGACCCTGCCCGCGCTCGCCCTCCAGAACGTGGCCCGGCGGCGGGGACGCAGCCTGGCCACGGTCGCGCTGCTCGGCGGCGGCGCCTTCCTCGTCTTCGCCGTCTCCGCGATGCATGAAGACCTCTACGCCACCGCCCACCTGCGCTCTTCGGGAACCGGCGGCTTCGCGCTCCTCGCCGAGTCCACCTTTCCCCTGCTCGAAACGCCGGAACGCCTGAAGAACGACCCGGATATCGACGTCGCATCGCTGAAAGTGCGCGATGGCGACGACGCCAGCTGCCTCAACCTGAACCACGCGCAGCGCCCCGGGATCCTCGGCGTAAACGTGGCCGAGTTCGCGGCGCGCAAGGCCTTTGCTCCCGAAGACGAAGCCGAAGAACTCTGGAACCGCCTCAACACGCCGCTCGCGGACGGCGCCATCCCCGCGCTCGCGGGCGACGCGAACACCGCCATGTGGACCCTCAAGAAAACCGCGCACCCGGAGAAGGGCGACTACCTCGTCTACCAGGACGAAGCGGGACAGGAGGTCCGCGTGAAGCTCGTGGGCGCGCTGCCGATGCGCCTGAGCGTATTCCAGGGCAAGATTCTCATGAGCGACGAAAACTTCACGCGCCTCTTCCCCGCGGAGGATGGTTTCCGGATGTTTCTCATCGACGCGCCGGGCGATCGGCTGGAGACACTGACCCAGGAGCTAAACCGAGGCTTTGACCGCTTCGGGCTGGACTCCATCCCCCCCGTGGAACGCATCCAGGAATTCTACGCCGTGGAGACCACCTACCTCGCCATGTTCCTCGTGCTCGGCGGCCTCGGCCTCGCCATCGGCAGCGCGGGCATGGGCGTGGTCGTGCTGCGTAACCTGCTGGAGCGGCGCGGCGAACTCGCCATGCTCGGCGCGCTCGGATTCCGCCACGCGGCCATCGTCCGCCTGCTCTACCTGGAGTACGGTTTCCTCCTTGCGGCGGGACTCGGCGCGGGCCTGCTCGCCGCCTCGCTCGCCGTGATCCCCGCCATACTCGCCACCAACAGCCCCGTCAACGCCGCCACGCAGATCAACCTGGCCCTGCTCGTCTTCGCGCTGTCCGGCGGATGCACCGCGGCGGCCATCCTGCTCGGCTACCGGCGCGAACGCTTCGACGCGCTGCGTGGTGAGTGA
- a CDS encoding PQQ-like beta-propeller repeat protein encodes MARLCAVPALIVLAAAANAADAPQFRGPDRTGHFEDTGLLKAWPEGGPALHWEVDFIGMGYASPTVVGDTIYVPGMLEGDQGVLFALNLDGSEKWRLPYGLESDDSQAPGARSTLTVEGDAGYLISGPGVVYRFDLKTPAITWRVDLMDRFNGTQIQWDIAESPLVDERYVYCAPGGPDAGLAALDKHTGETAWTSKGFSDPSAYCSPDIIVHNGRRILVSMSAKGLVGANPDTGEVLWTRDHPDRWDIHANTPVYENGILFFVAGSQMGGVALRLSEDGSEITPIWTDTEMDTLHGGVVLKDGYIYGTSHRSGREIFCFNLETGEIMWRSPDVAESAIVYADGMLYAYEGPAKGIVNLVRATPEKFERTGHFKVEKGDAKHWAHPVIADGRLYIRRGEYLWSYDIAAK; translated from the coding sequence ATGGCCCGTCTATGCGCTGTCCCCGCCCTGATCGTTCTGGCCGCCGCCGCAAACGCCGCCGATGCGCCCCAGTTCCGCGGCCCCGATCGTACCGGCCATTTCGAGGACACTGGCCTGCTGAAGGCCTGGCCCGAAGGCGGCCCGGCGCTGCATTGGGAAGTGGACTTCATCGGCATGGGTTACGCCTCGCCAACCGTGGTCGGAGACACCATCTACGTGCCCGGCATGCTGGAAGGGGACCAGGGCGTTCTCTTCGCCCTGAACCTCGATGGAAGCGAGAAGTGGCGGCTCCCCTACGGCCTCGAGAGCGACGACTCCCAGGCCCCCGGCGCACGCTCCACCCTTACCGTGGAGGGCGACGCGGGCTACCTCATCTCCGGGCCGGGCGTGGTCTACCGCTTCGACCTGAAAACGCCCGCGATCACCTGGCGGGTGGACCTCATGGACCGCTTCAACGGCACACAGATCCAGTGGGACATCGCCGAGTCACCCCTCGTGGACGAACGCTATGTCTACTGCGCGCCCGGCGGCCCCGATGCCGGCCTCGCGGCCCTCGACAAGCACACCGGCGAAACCGCCTGGACCAGCAAGGGCTTCAGCGATCCCTCCGCCTACTGTTCGCCCGACATCATCGTGCACAACGGGCGCCGCATCCTCGTCAGCATGTCCGCGAAGGGCCTGGTGGGCGCAAACCCCGACACGGGCGAGGTGCTCTGGACGCGCGACCACCCCGATCGCTGGGACATCCATGCCAATACCCCCGTCTACGAAAACGGAATCCTCTTCTTCGTCGCCGGCAGCCAGATGGGCGGCGTCGCGCTGCGCCTCTCGGAAGACGGCTCGGAAATCACCCCGATCTGGACCGACACCGAGATGGACACGCTGCACGGCGGCGTGGTCCTGAAAGACGGCTACATCTACGGAACCTCCCACCGCTCCGGCCGCGAGATCTTCTGCTTCAACCTGGAGACAGGCGAGATCATGTGGCGCTCGCCGGACGTCGCGGAAAGCGCAATCGTCTACGCCGACGGCATGCTCTACGCCTACGAAGGCCCCGCCAAAGGCATCGTGAACCTCGTCCGGGCCACCCCGGAAAAGTTCGAGCGAACCGGCCACTTCAAGGTGGAAAAAGGCGACGCAAAGCACTGGGCGCACCCCGTGATCGCCGATGGACGCCTCTACATCCGCCGCGGCGAATACCTCTGGTCCTACGACATCGCCGCAAAGTAA
- a CDS encoding PQQ-like beta-propeller repeat protein, whose product MLYSTLYRTGLCSLLAIAAGLCAGAEDWPHWRGPNHNGTAEASGLPGQWNQQNIVWKTPMPGQSSASPIVIGDRIFCTSNSADLTTLSGLCLSRDTGEVLWQKEFVRGVEQPRRNTLASPSPVSDGTHVYFMFGTGDLIACDLDGNVKWTKSLEKEYGPISPQFGYSSTPLLFKGNLYIMIIRGQWDRAQLDDFTDEDSYVICMNPANGEVIWRTHRNSDGRDEAMDSYASPMPYEHGGVSAILTQGANYVIAHDAATGKELWRQNHNPDMGRMWRLIPSPMAADELVIGVQPRGQAAFAILPEEGKTIAYKDSKWIFDEKTTDVPCPVYYGGRVYLLNGVRGLLFCLDPKTGELLWTGDLSNENYSRVWASPVAADGKMYCMTEEGQVITLAIGDEFKVLSRNMLGGRECKATIAISGDRLFARTSDALYCIANK is encoded by the coding sequence ATGCTGTATTCAACGCTCTACCGGACTGGATTGTGCTCTTTGTTGGCGATTGCCGCGGGTCTCTGCGCGGGCGCCGAGGACTGGCCGCATTGGCGCGGCCCCAACCACAACGGAACGGCGGAGGCCTCGGGCCTGCCGGGGCAGTGGAACCAGCAGAATATCGTTTGGAAGACCCCGATGCCGGGGCAAAGCTCCGCGTCTCCCATCGTTATCGGAGACCGGATATTCTGCACCTCCAACAGCGCGGATCTGACCACACTCTCCGGCCTGTGCCTGAGCCGGGACACGGGCGAGGTGCTGTGGCAGAAGGAATTTGTGCGGGGCGTTGAGCAGCCGCGGCGGAACACGCTGGCGTCCCCCTCGCCGGTTTCCGACGGCACGCACGTGTACTTCATGTTCGGCACGGGCGACCTGATCGCGTGTGATCTGGATGGCAACGTGAAGTGGACGAAGAGCCTGGAAAAGGAATACGGCCCGATCAGCCCGCAATTCGGGTACAGCTCCACGCCGCTGTTGTTCAAAGGGAACCTTTACATTATGATCATCCGCGGCCAGTGGGATCGCGCGCAGCTCGACGATTTCACGGACGAGGACTCGTACGTGATCTGCATGAACCCGGCGAACGGCGAGGTGATCTGGCGGACCCACCGCAATAGCGACGGGCGCGACGAGGCGATGGATTCCTACGCGAGCCCGATGCCCTACGAGCATGGCGGCGTTTCGGCGATTCTGACCCAGGGCGCAAATTATGTGATTGCGCACGACGCGGCGACGGGCAAGGAACTCTGGCGCCAGAACCACAACCCGGACATGGGCCGGATGTGGCGGCTGATCCCCTCGCCGATGGCGGCGGACGAGCTGGTGATCGGGGTGCAGCCGCGGGGCCAGGCCGCGTTCGCGATCCTGCCGGAAGAAGGCAAGACGATCGCCTACAAGGATTCGAAGTGGATCTTCGACGAGAAGACGACGGACGTTCCGTGTCCGGTCTATTACGGCGGGCGGGTTTACCTGCTGAACGGCGTGCGCGGGCTCCTGTTCTGCCTGGACCCGAAGACGGGCGAGCTGCTGTGGACCGGGGACTTGAGTAACGAAAACTACAGCCGCGTGTGGGCGTCGCCGGTGGCCGCGGACGGGAAGATGTACTGTATGACGGAGGAGGGTCAAGTGATTACGCTGGCGATTGGCGACGAATTCAAGGTGCTTTCCCGGAACATGCTCGGCGGGAGGGAGTGCAAGGCCACGATCGCGATTTCCGGCGACAGGCTTTTCGCTCGCACGTCGGACGCGCTGTATTGCATCGCCAATAAGTAA
- a CDS encoding sulfite exporter TauE/SafE family protein, translated as MSGILAAAGPCFLLGIMTAISPCLFATNVAAITFIARRIDRPRLLLLAGAGYTLGQAAAFLLLSGAVIWSLVTIEPVSYWLQRYMFRVLGPILIVAGLFLIELIWADLGTGRLRAFAQRQGKRGGFATAVLLGFLFAIAFCPTSAALFFGGLIPLALSHESSVALPLAYAAGVSAPVLGIVLVAGLAANVLQRFAGRVRGVDRWMRRIAGAVFIGLGFYFTLRYSLGLW; from the coding sequence ATGAGCGGGATACTGGCGGCGGCCGGGCCGTGTTTCTTGCTCGGGATCATGACGGCCATCAGCCCCTGTCTCTTCGCGACGAACGTCGCGGCGATCACGTTTATCGCGCGGCGCATTGATCGGCCTCGTCTGCTCCTGCTGGCGGGCGCGGGGTACACCCTGGGACAGGCGGCGGCGTTTCTGCTGCTCTCGGGCGCGGTAATCTGGAGCCTGGTGACGATCGAGCCGGTTTCGTACTGGCTTCAGCGGTACATGTTTCGCGTGCTGGGGCCGATCTTGATTGTGGCGGGCCTGTTTCTAATCGAATTGATCTGGGCCGATCTCGGCACGGGCCGCCTTCGCGCCTTCGCACAGCGTCAGGGGAAACGGGGCGGCTTCGCGACGGCGGTGCTCCTGGGCTTTCTATTCGCCATTGCGTTCTGCCCGACGTCCGCCGCGCTGTTCTTCGGGGGGCTCATCCCGCTGGCGCTGTCGCACGAGTCGAGCGTGGCGCTGCCGCTGGCCTACGCGGCGGGGGTCTCGGCGCCGGTGCTCGGCATTGTGCTCGTTGCGGGGCTCGCTGCGAACGTGCTTCAGCGTTTCGCGGGCCGCGTGCGGGGGGTGGACCGGTGGATGCGCCGGATTGCCGGGGCCGTTTTCATCGGGCTGGGATTCTATTTCACGCTGCGGTATTCCCTGGGTCTTTGGTAG
- a CDS encoding PQQ-binding-like beta-propeller repeat protein has protein sequence MKDKLISMAPFFVIMLIVLLWGFFQGWFAPVEAPSQPPASDSVASSDMPPAGAPDPAPAEDPEPPAAQQAAPPQPVALPPDEGPDRAAATWSTYHGDANLAGLSNAELPDAPARLWRFQTSTPILQGPVASESLLHFATSRGEVVAVDFTGKKVWSKQLTRPAINENAEQPARIDAPVSCFESTVFVGTMAGVVYAFDAASGDIKWKRDIESAILGAITYQPASEALPEARVYVVGQDDGALHCLALADGTPLWRSEPIDRCDGSPAAGDGIIAFGSCASALHTISAADGSILKNMAVGDDSQVAGGVAIRGNSVFSGSHSGRFIHADLASGEIVWTNDDTRAEVFTTPAVSPDRVVYGSMDEFVYCLDRATGEQRWKFDAKGLPTSPVIARDKVIFGADGVLYMLALASGELLWSYEVSDEITAPSIINNKIVVGGKDGSLSAFGAPGA, from the coding sequence ATGAAAGACAAACTGATTTCGATGGCGCCGTTTTTCGTCATCATGTTGATTGTGCTGCTCTGGGGCTTCTTCCAGGGCTGGTTCGCTCCCGTGGAGGCCCCCTCCCAACCGCCCGCAAGCGATTCCGTGGCCTCCAGCGACATGCCCCCGGCGGGCGCGCCCGATCCCGCGCCAGCGGAAGATCCCGAACCGCCAGCCGCGCAACAAGCTGCGCCGCCACAGCCGGTCGCCCTCCCCCCGGACGAGGGCCCCGATCGCGCCGCCGCGACCTGGTCCACCTATCACGGCGACGCCAACCTGGCCGGCCTCTCGAACGCGGAACTGCCCGACGCCCCCGCGCGCCTGTGGCGCTTCCAGACAAGCACGCCCATATTGCAGGGCCCTGTCGCATCGGAGTCACTGCTCCATTTCGCAACCAGCCGGGGCGAGGTGGTCGCGGTCGACTTCACCGGCAAGAAAGTCTGGTCAAAGCAACTCACGCGCCCCGCGATCAATGAAAACGCCGAGCAACCCGCGCGCATCGACGCGCCCGTCTCCTGCTTCGAATCCACCGTGTTCGTGGGCACGATGGCCGGCGTCGTGTACGCCTTTGACGCCGCTTCCGGCGACATCAAGTGGAAGCGCGACATCGAGAGCGCCATTCTCGGGGCGATCACCTACCAGCCCGCTTCCGAAGCCCTTCCCGAAGCGCGGGTCTATGTCGTCGGACAGGATGACGGCGCCCTGCACTGCCTCGCCCTCGCGGACGGGACCCCGCTCTGGAGAAGCGAGCCCATCGACCGATGTGATGGGTCCCCCGCCGCGGGTGACGGGATCATCGCCTTTGGAAGTTGCGCTTCCGCGCTGCACACCATCAGCGCGGCCGACGGATCCATCCTGAAGAACATGGCCGTCGGCGACGACTCCCAGGTCGCCGGCGGCGTGGCCATACGCGGCAATTCCGTTTTCTCCGGAAGCCACAGCGGAAGATTCATCCACGCCGACCTCGCCTCGGGCGAAATCGTCTGGACCAACGACGACACCCGCGCCGAAGTCTTCACCACACCCGCCGTAAGCCCGGATCGCGTCGTCTACGGCAGCATGGACGAGTTCGTGTATTGCCTCGACCGCGCAACCGGCGAGCAGCGCTGGAAATTTGACGCCAAGGGCCTGCCGACCTCCCCGGTCATCGCCCGCGACAAAGTGATTTTCGGCGCGGACGGCGTGCTCTACATGCTCGCGCTGGCGAGCGGCGAACTGCTCTGGTCCTACGAGGTCAGCGACGAAATCACCGCGCCTTCCATCATCAACAATAAGATTGTCGTGGGCGGTAAGGATGGATCCCTGTCGGCATTCGGCGCCCCGGGCGCCTGA
- a CDS encoding glycosyltransferase family 4 protein gives MKIVYIVPGTGGTFYCQNCMRDIELVRELRRQGHEVLMVPVYLPVLVDSDELSKGVPVFFGGINCYLQQKFALFRKTPRWLDKLFDTAWLLKGAAKKEGTTEAAGLGPMTLSMLQGPEGNQKKELDRMIAWLADQERPDVVHLSNALLLGMAGAIKSRLNVPLLCSLQDEKPWLDAIDDPYNRLCWEAMGQRAGDIDAFVAVSRWYADEMMARVELPPEKVHIIHLGIQCDDVPQAPMTLEPPVIGYLSKMTESLGLGTLVDAFIELKQHPRLKKLKLRATGGQVGADVTYVKYLKRKLHKHGFDEDAEFLDEFDVEHRRAFIQSLSAMCVPNAEGEAFGLFIIEALAAGVPVVQPRAGAYPEIVEAAGGGVLYEGGAHALAAALEGLLLDADRARALGHQGREGVARSFSTRRMAADMIALYSKVTQG, from the coding sequence ATGAAGATTGTGTATATCGTTCCCGGCACCGGCGGCACCTTCTATTGCCAGAATTGCATGCGCGACATCGAGCTCGTGCGGGAACTGCGCCGGCAGGGCCACGAAGTGCTGATGGTGCCGGTCTATTTGCCGGTCCTGGTGGATTCGGACGAGTTGAGCAAGGGCGTGCCAGTATTCTTCGGCGGGATCAACTGCTATCTCCAGCAGAAATTCGCCCTCTTCCGGAAAACGCCGCGCTGGCTGGACAAGCTCTTCGACACCGCCTGGCTCCTGAAAGGCGCCGCGAAAAAAGAGGGCACAACGGAAGCCGCCGGCCTCGGCCCCATGACCCTTTCCATGCTCCAGGGCCCCGAGGGCAACCAGAAAAAAGAACTCGACCGGATGATCGCCTGGCTCGCCGATCAGGAGCGGCCCGATGTCGTCCACCTGTCCAACGCGCTGCTGCTCGGCATGGCGGGCGCCATCAAGAGCCGCCTGAATGTGCCGCTCCTGTGCAGCCTGCAGGACGAAAAGCCCTGGCTCGACGCGATCGATGATCCCTATAACCGGCTCTGCTGGGAGGCCATGGGCCAGCGCGCCGGCGACATCGACGCCTTTGTGGCCGTCAGCCGCTGGTATGCCGACGAAATGATGGCGCGCGTTGAACTCCCGCCGGAGAAGGTACACATCATCCACCTGGGCATCCAGTGCGATGACGTCCCGCAGGCCCCCATGACGCTCGAACCGCCCGTGATCGGCTACCTCTCGAAAATGACCGAGTCTCTCGGCCTGGGCACGCTCGTGGACGCCTTCATCGAGCTGAAACAACACCCGCGCCTCAAGAAACTGAAGCTCCGCGCGACCGGCGGCCAAGTGGGCGCGGACGTGACCTACGTCAAGTACCTGAAACGCAAACTTCACAAACACGGATTCGACGAAGACGCCGAATTCCTCGATGAGTTCGACGTGGAACACCGCCGCGCCTTCATACAATCGCTGTCGGCCATGTGCGTGCCAAACGCCGAGGGCGAGGCGTTCGGTCTCTTCATCATCGAGGCGTTGGCCGCCGGCGTGCCCGTCGTGCAGCCGCGCGCCGGAGCCTATCCCGAGATCGTCGAGGCGGCGGGCGGCGGCGTGCTCTACGAGGGCGGCGCACACGCGCTCGCGGCGGCGCTGGAGGGGCTGCTGCTCGATGCGGATCGGGCCCGCGCGCTCGGCCACCAGGGCCGGGAAGGCGTTGCCCGCAGTTTCTCCACCCGGCGCATGGCGGCGGACATGATCGCCCTGTATTCAAAGGTGACCCAAGGATGA